Sequence from the Corallococcus sp. EGB genome:
TGCAGCCGCCGGGCGCCGATGTTCTGCGTGCGCTCGTTGGCCTGCTGGGCGATGCGGGCGAGCTCCGCCACCGCGTCGTCGGTGAAGGACAGGCGCACGCCCTCCGTGGCGAGCAGGGCGGTGTACTGGCGCAGGAGCGAGTTCTTCGGCTCGCGCAGGATGCGCACCAGGTCATCGCCGGACAGCGGCTCCAGCTCCACGCGGATGGGGAAGCGGCCCTGGAGCTCCGGGATGAGGTCGGACGGCTTGGACACGTGGAAGGCGCCCGCGGCGATGAAGAGCATGTGGTCCGTCTTCACCTGACCGTACTTGGTGTTGACGGCCGAGCCCTCCACGATGGGCAGGATGTCGCGCTGCACGCCCTCGCGCGAGACGTCCGGGCCCCCACCGCCCTTGCCGCCCTCGCGGCTGGCGATCTTGTCGATCTCGTCGATGAAGACGATGCCGTTGGACTCGGCGCGCGCCACGGCCTCGCGCTGGACGCGGTCCGGATCCACCAGCTTCTGGGCTTCTTCCGCGCGCAGCACCTGGAGCGCCTCCGGCACGCGCAGGCGGCGCTTCCGGGTGTTCTTCATGCCCGGCATGTTCTTGAACAGGTCCTGGAGGTTGACACCGATCTCCTCCATGCCCTGGCCGCTGAAGTTGCGCATGAAGGTGGGGGAGCTCTCGCTGGTCTCCACCTCCACGGTCTGATCATCCAGCGTGCCGGCGCGCAGCTGGGCGCGCAGCTTCTCCCGCTCGGCGTCGCCCAGGTGGGGGGACGCGGGGGGCGGCGGAGGCGAGAAGCCGAACGGCGGCGAGCTGGTGGTGCGCGCCTGCCCGCCGTTCTTGAGGAGCTCCATCAGCCGGTCCTCGGCCAGCTCCTCCGCGCGCGGCTGGACCTTCTCCGTCTCCTCCTCGCGCACGAGCGCGATGGAGGCCTCGACGAGGTCGCGGATCATCGACTCGACGTCGCGGCCCACGTAGCCCACTTCGGTGAACTTGCTGGCTTCCACCTTGACGAAGGGGGCCTGGGACAGCTTCGCCAGGCGGCGGGCGATCTCCGTCTTCCCCACGCCGGTGGGGCCGATCATGATGATGTTCTTCGGGTAGATCTCATCCCGCAGGTCGTCCGACACCTGCTGGCGGCGCCACCGGTTGCGCAGCGCGATGGCGACGGCGCGCTTGGCGTCGTTCTGCCCGACGATGTAGCGGTCCAGCTCGCTGACGACCTCGCGAGGCGTGAAGGCGGACAACTTGCGCGATTCGGCCACGGGGCGGTCCTCTCAGAGCTCTTCGTAGGAGACGTTGGCGTTGGTGTAGACGCAGATGTCCGCCGCGATGGCCATGGCCTGCGTGCAGATCTCACGGGCGGACAGCTGCGAGTGCGCCTGGAGGGCGCGCGCGGC
This genomic interval carries:
- the hslU gene encoding ATP-dependent protease ATPase subunit HslU, with protein sequence MAESRKLSAFTPREVVSELDRYIVGQNDAKRAVAIALRNRWRRQQVSDDLRDEIYPKNIIMIGPTGVGKTEIARRLAKLSQAPFVKVEASKFTEVGYVGRDVESMIRDLVEASIALVREEETEKVQPRAEELAEDRLMELLKNGGQARTTSSPPFGFSPPPPPASPHLGDAEREKLRAQLRAGTLDDQTVEVETSESSPTFMRNFSGQGMEEIGVNLQDLFKNMPGMKNTRKRRLRVPEALQVLRAEEAQKLVDPDRVQREAVARAESNGIVFIDEIDKIASREGGKGGGGPDVSREGVQRDILPIVEGSAVNTKYGQVKTDHMLFIAAGAFHVSKPSDLIPELQGRFPIRVELEPLSGDDLVRILREPKNSLLRQYTALLATEGVRLSFTDDAVAELARIAQQANERTQNIGARRLHTVLERLLDEVSFTASEMGPRDFQVDAGYVRERLAAIVQDEDLSRYIL